From Butyricimonas paravirosa, one genomic window encodes:
- a CDS encoding cation:proton antiporter, protein MSDIPVLISDLAIILFSAGLITILFKWLKQPVVLGYIMAGIIAGPYTFGGPMIMDAENIHIWADIGVIFLLFALGLDFSFKKLMNIGGTAMISALTIVGAMMMLGYITGLSLGWGHMNSLFLGGMLSMSSTTIIFKAFDDMGLRNQRFAGVVFGILVVEDLFAVVLMVLLSTLAVSKHFEGMEMVDSILKLIAFLVFWSITGIFLIPTFLKKTKQWLNGETLLVVSLGLCLGMVLLAVKAGFSSALGAFVMGSILAETIEAENIEHLIKPVKDLFGAIFFVSVGMMIDPAMLVEYWFPILLITAVVMVGQITFAASGVLLSGQSLRIAIQSGFSLAQIGEFAFIIASLGMTLHVTDKFLYPIVVTVSVITTFFTPYMIRLADPAYQFVTKHLPTPWIHFLDRYSTGTNTIHHKSTWHQLLKALCRIVITYTILSVFTIALFLQYLTPLIRKELPGIQGGLVSAVAILLLISPFLRAIMMKKNHSEEFQQLWSDSKYNRGPLVSLIVLRVALCIGIVMFVISSLVNVAAGLLLVIATAVILFFIYSKRLKKYSIQLERRFLRNFTARQKEQERKSPIKQRFVKHLLDRDLHLADFEVSQSSPSVGKTLKELNFRQTCGVSVVTIIRGEERINIPGGEERLYPFDHIIVAATDKEINVFREFVENRVEKRKHELEQQRPPEVSLEQFTIEADTPLVGHTIRESGIRDKAACLVIGIERNGTSTMNPTPDTTFEAGDVVWIVGEKDKLLHLAAGETI, encoded by the coding sequence ATGTCAGACATTCCTGTCCTAATATCGGATTTGGCGATTATCTTATTTTCCGCCGGATTGATAACCATCCTCTTTAAATGGCTAAAACAACCTGTCGTGCTGGGCTATATCATGGCAGGTATTATCGCGGGCCCCTACACGTTTGGCGGCCCCATGATCATGGATGCCGAGAATATTCATATCTGGGCTGACATCGGGGTCATTTTCCTCCTGTTTGCCTTGGGACTTGATTTTAGTTTCAAGAAACTCATGAACATCGGGGGAACCGCCATGATCAGCGCCCTCACCATCGTGGGTGCCATGATGATGTTGGGTTACATCACCGGGCTGTCACTCGGATGGGGACACATGAATAGCCTCTTTCTCGGGGGAATGCTCTCGATGTCATCCACCACTATCATTTTCAAGGCGTTTGACGACATGGGGCTCCGTAATCAGCGTTTCGCAGGAGTCGTCTTCGGAATTCTTGTCGTGGAAGATCTCTTCGCCGTAGTCCTCATGGTATTACTTTCCACGCTGGCCGTCAGTAAACATTTTGAAGGTATGGAAATGGTCGACAGCATCCTTAAACTCATCGCCTTCCTCGTTTTCTGGTCTATTACCGGGATATTCCTCATCCCGACCTTCCTGAAAAAAACGAAACAATGGCTCAACGGGGAAACATTATTAGTCGTGTCACTCGGACTCTGTCTCGGCATGGTTCTACTTGCCGTGAAAGCCGGTTTTTCCTCCGCACTGGGGGCTTTTGTCATGGGGTCCATCCTGGCGGAAACCATCGAGGCCGAAAACATCGAACACCTCATTAAACCCGTGAAAGATCTCTTCGGGGCGATCTTTTTCGTCTCGGTCGGGATGATGATCGATCCCGCCATGCTCGTCGAGTACTGGTTCCCGATATTACTGATCACCGCAGTCGTCATGGTCGGACAAATCACGTTTGCCGCATCCGGTGTACTCCTGTCCGGGCAAAGCCTCCGGATTGCCATCCAATCGGGATTCTCGTTAGCACAGATTGGAGAATTTGCTTTTATTATCGCAAGTCTAGGTATGACCCTGCACGTGACGGACAAATTTCTCTACCCCATAGTGGTTACCGTCTCCGTCATCACCACCTTTTTCACCCCCTACATGATTCGCTTGGCAGACCCCGCCTACCAGTTCGTGACCAAACACCTACCGACCCCTTGGATTCATTTCCTTGACAGGTATAGCACGGGAACGAACACGATCCACCATAAAAGCACATGGCACCAACTACTGAAAGCGTTATGTCGCATAGTGATCACCTACACCATCCTGTCGGTCTTCACCATAGCTCTTTTCCTACAATACCTGACCCCGTTAATCCGCAAGGAACTTCCTGGCATACAGGGTGGCCTTGTTAGCGCCGTTGCCATCCTGCTACTTATCTCCCCCTTCCTACGGGCGATCATGATGAAAAAGAACCATTCGGAAGAATTCCAACAATTATGGAGTGATAGTAAATACAACCGGGGACCACTCGTATCCCTCATCGTTCTACGGGTAGCACTCTGCATCGGGATCGTGATGTTCGTCATATCCAGCCTCGTGAACGTCGCTGCCGGCCTTCTGCTGGTGATCGCCACCGCAGTCATCCTGTTCTTCATCTATTCCAAACGGTTAAAAAAATACTCTATACAACTGGAACGTCGTTTCCTGCGTAACTTCACGGCCCGACAAAAGGAACAAGAACGCAAGTCTCCCATCAAACAACGTTTTGTCAAACATTTACTTGACCGGGATCTCCACCTCGCTGACTTCGAAGTGTCGCAATCCTCTCCCAGCGTCGGCAAAACGCTAAAGGAATTGAATTTCCGCCAGACCTGTGGGGTCAGCGTGGTAACAATCATCCGGGGAGAAGAACGAATAAACATTCCCGGTGGGGAAGAACGCCTGTATCCTTTCGACCATATCATCGTGGCCGCCACGGACAAAGAAATTAACGTCTTCCGTGAGTTTGTCGAAAACCGCGTAGAAAAACGGAAACACGAACTTGAACAACAGCGTCCCCCGGAAGTCAGCTTGGAACAATTCACCATTGAGGCCGACACACCACTCGTGGGACACACCATCCGGGAATCCGGCATCCGTGATAAAGCCGCCTGTCTCGTCATCGGCATCGAACGCAACGGCACCTCCACCATGAACCCCACCCCGGACACAACCTTCGAGGCCGGTGACGTGGTTTGGATCGTCGGTGAAAAAGACAAATTGCTCCATCTCGCCGCAGGAGAAACTATTTAA
- a CDS encoding 4Fe-4S binding protein, translating to MRKKINIQKGAVLGAILTTIVAGMLLSVVQVVVKPPLLLGERLLPGGGWVQIVLVALFGGWLYLQMFDRKRRGVWRRRIWLLFSIVFFSQLFLGIFVDSVFLMSGKLHFPIPGLIPAGVFYRGEVSFMPFLFLVTILLSGGAWCSQLCYFGAWDSLAAGKNGKREVPSSKTRSRTRWTVLFVFIGVASALRGFGVPVIYSTGIAAFAGMVGIMVIGFVSKRRHVAMHCSSYCPAGTLVMYLKHVSPWRLRLNDRCRHCMACTRVCRYGALSKADVLKGRPAINCTLCGDCLAGCGHDALEYHFWGISPILAERLWLGTTLVLFTCFLSIARV from the coding sequence ATGAGAAAAAAAATCAACATTCAAAAAGGGGCCGTGTTGGGGGCGATACTCACGACGATTGTCGCGGGAATGTTGCTTTCCGTGGTACAGGTTGTCGTGAAACCACCGTTGCTGTTGGGGGAGAGATTGTTGCCGGGTGGAGGATGGGTTCAAATTGTGCTGGTAGCTCTTTTCGGTGGATGGCTATATTTGCAGATGTTCGACCGGAAACGACGAGGCGTGTGGCGGAGGCGTATTTGGCTACTCTTCTCGATCGTGTTCTTTAGTCAGTTATTTTTAGGGATTTTCGTGGATAGTGTGTTTCTGATGTCGGGAAAACTTCATTTCCCCATACCCGGACTGATTCCGGCGGGAGTATTTTACCGGGGAGAGGTTTCATTCATGCCGTTTTTGTTTCTCGTAACGATTCTATTGTCCGGGGGTGCGTGGTGCAGCCAGCTCTGTTATTTCGGGGCGTGGGATAGTCTGGCAGCGGGAAAAAATGGAAAACGGGAGGTCCCTTCTTCTAAAACGAGGTCCCGAACGCGTTGGACGGTATTGTTTGTATTTATAGGTGTTGCTTCCGCGTTGAGAGGTTTCGGGGTTCCGGTGATTTACTCCACGGGGATTGCGGCTTTTGCCGGGATGGTGGGAATCATGGTTATTGGGTTCGTGTCTAAAAGGCGTCATGTTGCCATGCATTGCTCCTCCTATTGTCCGGCGGGGACGTTGGTCATGTACTTGAAACACGTGTCTCCATGGCGGTTGCGTCTGAACGATCGTTGCCGGCATTGCATGGCTTGTACGCGGGTGTGTCGGTATGGGGCTCTGTCGAAAGCAGACGTGCTGAAAGGGCGTCCGGCAATCAACTGTACTTTGTGCGGAGATTGTCTCGCGGGATGCGGTCATGATGCCTTGGAGTATCATTTTTGGGGAATCTCTCCTATATTGGCGGAACGCCTTTGGTTGGGGACTACACTGGTACTTTTCACGTGTTTCCTTTCTATTGCCCGGGTGTAA
- a CDS encoding tetratricopeptide repeat protein, translating into MKRIYIILMLLLSGVVTYATDVKTLAEEATKMYQEGDYQKAIDLYNEMLSDDMESATVYYNLGNCYYKQGETAKAILNYERALLLHPGDNDIKYNLTMAQKATVDNIKVLPELFLVRWYNAFVTAFTADQWAYVSVILFIGFLIMAALFFHATSISLKKSWFTLGIIMLLVSVMTIFFALKQYHRMTDRDSGIIMTPSVVVRGAPDNSGTELFVIHEGLKVQVIGTLGDWYNVRLADGNEGWIAKTDLEKI; encoded by the coding sequence ATGAAAAGGATATATATAATATTGATGTTGCTCTTATCCGGTGTGGTGACCTATGCTACTGATGTCAAGACGCTGGCGGAGGAGGCAACTAAAATGTACCAGGAAGGCGACTATCAGAAAGCGATTGATTTGTATAACGAGATGTTGTCCGATGACATGGAATCCGCAACTGTGTATTACAATTTGGGAAACTGTTATTACAAGCAAGGGGAGACTGCGAAAGCTATATTGAATTACGAACGTGCTTTATTGTTGCATCCGGGCGATAATGATATAAAGTATAATCTGACGATGGCGCAAAAGGCCACGGTTGACAATATCAAGGTATTACCGGAACTTTTCCTTGTACGTTGGTATAATGCTTTCGTGACCGCTTTCACGGCTGATCAATGGGCGTACGTGTCTGTCATCCTGTTTATAGGATTTCTGATCATGGCAGCGTTGTTCTTTCATGCAACATCCATATCTTTAAAGAAAAGTTGGTTCACTTTAGGGATAATCATGCTGTTGGTGTCCGTGATGACCATTTTCTTTGCTTTGAAACAATATCATCGGATGACCGACAGGGATAGCGGTATTATTATGACTCCCAGCGTGGTGGTACGAGGGGCTCCGGATAATAGCGGTACCGAATTGTTTGTGATTCACGAAGGACTGAAAGTACAGGTTATCGGAACTCTAGGAGATTGGTACAACGTGCGTTTGGCCGATGGAAACGAGGGGTGGATTGCTAAAACGGATTTGGAAAAGATATAG
- a CDS encoding DUF47 domain-containing protein, which produces MKIDRFLQLFVVKEKKFYPLYIEQAANIEAAAKLLVELLQEQDPEKQKALYKDIKEFEHSGDMITAKLYEELNKTFVTPFDREDINLLSGRMDTFLDFIHDAAKRMLMYRPKSVNQLLIAMGQCIVEDARILKDIMNGLEYIQKKPQEINEKCVRIKQIEHDVDDLYEQFMSDVFANEKDAIELVKLKNIGQVLEDATDRAKDVGDIVRGIIIKFA; this is translated from the coding sequence ATGAAAATAGACCGATTTCTTCAATTATTTGTGGTAAAGGAAAAAAAGTTTTACCCTTTGTATATCGAACAAGCCGCTAATATAGAGGCAGCAGCCAAACTTTTGGTGGAGTTATTACAAGAGCAAGACCCTGAAAAACAGAAAGCGCTGTACAAGGACATCAAGGAGTTCGAGCATAGTGGAGATATGATCACCGCTAAGTTGTACGAGGAATTGAACAAGACGTTTGTTACCCCTTTCGATCGTGAGGATATTAATCTGTTGAGTGGCCGTATGGACACGTTCCTTGATTTTATTCACGATGCCGCGAAACGAATGTTGATGTACCGTCCGAAGAGTGTGAACCAGTTGTTGATTGCGATGGGGCAATGTATCGTGGAAGATGCTCGTATCTTGAAGGATATTATGAATGGATTGGAGTATATCCAGAAAAAACCGCAGGAGATTAACGAGAAATGTGTTCGTATCAAACAGATCGAGCATGACGTGGATGATTTGTATGAACAATTTATGAGTGATGTGTTTGCGAACGAGAAGGACGCTATCGAACTCGTGAAACTTAAGAATATCGGTCAGGTGTTGGAAGACGCTACCGACCGGGCAAAGGACGTGGGGGATATTGTGCGAGGTATTATTATTAAATTTGCCTGA
- a CDS encoding BatD family protein, with amino-acid sequence MKSFIIILLLCVIGGAKLFAQKTEFIASAPSVVEVGEQFRLSFVLNNKGENLQVPTIKGFDLLAGPSLSTSSNITIINGDMKQNQEYTYTYILEGQEEGEFTIEPATITVDGKEYKSQPLKIKVIKGSGKPRNNTQSSGDVSENRGSTSITDDDLFLRMDVSRNTLYVGESLTATLKVYARVNLVDVQGKKIPPFDGFLTEDVKIPQIHLEREEYNGKIYDRVGVLQKTILFPQHAGTLTIEPYELYCLVRQRVGSRGGSIFDDFFGNSRDVRVLCKSKPVKITVKPLPEAGKPLGFSGMVGTLAMTTSMSTDTLKANDALTYKVVLRGNGNMKLLEAPKITFPHDFDVYDPKVTRDISGTSGTVTFEYLVIPRYAGDYKIPAVQYSYFDPQAGAYKMLKGKEYSVRVEKGNESSQGSGEAALQSFKKEDVRMLGQDIRYIKTHKNDLRPKGVLYFATMEYWLSFLIPFVLFVVGMILNRRRIKANADLVRVKSKTANKMAQKRLRAASVAMKAGNSELFYQETLNALWGYVSYKLNIAASELNRDNISDHLTRRGADATLIQSFIEVLDHCEYARYAPGANQGEEMDNVYKDSISIITKLDKAI; translated from the coding sequence ATGAAGTCATTCATTATCATATTGCTATTATGCGTTATTGGTGGGGCTAAGTTATTTGCCCAAAAGACAGAATTTATCGCATCCGCGCCTTCCGTTGTGGAAGTCGGGGAGCAATTCCGTCTTTCCTTCGTGTTGAACAACAAGGGGGAGAACTTACAGGTTCCCACGATAAAAGGGTTTGATTTACTGGCAGGACCGTCATTGAGTACGTCTTCTAACATCACGATTATCAATGGCGATATGAAACAAAATCAAGAGTACACGTACACTTATATTTTGGAAGGACAGGAAGAAGGAGAGTTTACGATCGAGCCGGCCACGATCACCGTGGATGGTAAAGAGTATAAGTCCCAGCCCTTGAAGATAAAAGTGATTAAAGGTTCCGGGAAACCTCGGAATAATACCCAAAGTTCTGGGGATGTTTCTGAGAACCGGGGAAGTACTTCGATTACGGATGATGATTTGTTCCTGCGAATGGATGTGAGCCGCAACACGCTTTACGTGGGTGAGAGTTTGACTGCCACGTTGAAAGTATATGCTCGGGTAAATCTGGTCGATGTGCAGGGGAAAAAGATCCCGCCTTTTGACGGGTTCCTGACAGAAGACGTGAAGATTCCCCAGATTCATTTGGAACGTGAGGAATATAACGGGAAAATATATGATCGGGTAGGCGTGTTACAAAAAACGATTCTTTTCCCGCAACATGCCGGGACGTTGACGATAGAGCCTTACGAGTTGTATTGTCTTGTTCGCCAACGGGTGGGGAGTCGTGGTGGTAGTATCTTTGATGACTTTTTCGGGAATTCCCGTGATGTCCGGGTACTCTGCAAGAGCAAACCCGTGAAGATTACCGTGAAACCTTTACCAGAGGCCGGAAAGCCGTTAGGATTTAGCGGTATGGTGGGAACCCTTGCCATGACAACCTCTATGTCAACAGATACCTTGAAAGCGAATGACGCGTTGACGTACAAGGTGGTGTTACGCGGGAATGGAAACATGAAATTGTTAGAGGCTCCGAAAATCACTTTCCCGCATGATTTTGACGTGTACGATCCGAAAGTGACCAGGGATATAAGCGGAACGTCCGGAACCGTCACTTTTGAATATCTCGTGATTCCTCGTTATGCGGGGGATTACAAGATTCCAGCCGTGCAATATTCCTATTTTGACCCGCAAGCCGGGGCTTATAAGATGTTGAAGGGAAAGGAGTATTCTGTTCGGGTTGAAAAGGGAAATGAATCCAGTCAAGGATCCGGGGAGGCAGCCTTACAGTCGTTCAAGAAAGAAGATGTCAGGATGTTGGGACAGGATATTCGCTACATCAAGACACACAAGAACGATCTCCGTCCGAAGGGAGTGTTGTATTTCGCCACAATGGAATACTGGTTGAGTTTCTTGATTCCTTTTGTACTTTTCGTGGTCGGGATGATTCTTAATCGTCGCCGGATCAAGGCAAATGCCGATTTGGTACGGGTGAAGAGTAAAACGGCGAACAAAATGGCTCAGAAACGTTTGCGGGCAGCCTCTGTCGCGATGAAAGCCGGAAACTCCGAGCTATTCTATCAAGAGACATTGAACGCTTTGTGGGGATATGTTAGTTATAAATTGAACATAGCTGCATCAGAATTGAATCGGGACAATATCAGTGATCACCTGACTCGTCGGGGGGCAGACGCGACGTTAATTCAGAGCTTTATCGAGGTGCTCGATCATTGCGAGTACGCTCGTTATGCCCCGGGTGCTAATCAAGGAGAAGAGATGGATAACGTGTACAAGGATAGTATATCTATTATCACGAAATTGGATAAAGCGATCTGA